From Pseudofrankia saprophytica, a single genomic window includes:
- a CDS encoding secondary thiamine-phosphate synthase enzyme YjbQ: MDTTTISVRTGRSDRVHDLTGEAGRFVAGRGDGLLSVFVPHATAGVAILELGSGSDEDLLAALAGLLPADDRWRHAHGSAGHGRSHVMPAFIPPSLTVPVIGGRLALGTWQSVALVDLNVDNPDRTVRFSFLSG; this comes from the coding sequence ATGGATACGACCACGATCTCGGTACGGACCGGGCGTAGCGACCGGGTCCATGACCTGACGGGGGAGGCGGGCCGGTTCGTCGCCGGCCGCGGGGACGGGCTGCTGTCGGTCTTCGTGCCGCACGCCACGGCGGGTGTCGCGATCCTCGAGCTCGGGTCAGGCAGCGACGAGGACCTGCTCGCCGCCCTCGCCGGCCTGCTGCCCGCGGACGACCGCTGGCGGCACGCGCACGGCAGCGCGGGGCACGGGCGCTCGCACGTCATGCCCGCGTTCATCCCGCCGTCGCTTACCGTGCCGGTGATCGGTGGCCGGCTCGCCCTCGGGACCTGGCAGTCGGTCGCTCTGGTCGACCTGAACGTGGACAACCCCGATCGGACCGTCCGCTTCTCCTTCCTCTCCGGCTGA